In the genome of Calothrix sp. PCC 6303, the window TTTATATCGTGCTTGCTCTGGAGTTTCAAAATCTTCTCTTTTTAACTCTTTCAGCAACTTTTCAACTTTATCCTTTTCTTTTTTTAGCTTTTTCTCTAGTTTTTCTAAATCGCTATCTTTTCTTTTTTGACTTTCTACTATTAGCCAGATTTGTTTGACACCACCATAATTAACTATTACTTCTTTCCACTTGTATCCGTCTAAATCTCGACATGCCGTTTTCTCCTTTTTTTCTGTATCTATCTCTTTTATATCTTCTATCTTCTCTATCTCTTCCATTTCCTCTGTATTTACAGACTGAACTAGTTCTTGCGCTTTCTTAATCGTCATCGGCACCCGACTTATCCATTTTAAATGCTCAATTAATTTGAGATTCTCTTGGCTATATAATGCGCTGTCACAGACCATAATACTGTCAAAAACCATTTGTTTTTTAAACTCTATTAAGATTTTTCCAAATACTGCTTTATCTGCTTCGTTCCCATCTCCTGCTCTCATTAATAATGGTATATCTCCATCACTACTCGTGATTAAATCTAAAACACATTGCTTTAAATCTGGTCTATGGTCACGAGAATATCCTTTGGTTATGAATATTGGTCTTTCTTTAGTGATTTCTTCTTCTTTTTCTTGATTCATTTCGCTTTTATACTTCCCGTGTAAATGAAATGAAGTTGCATCTAAATGTGAGTATTTTGTATCTATTTTAAATTTCTTAATTACTGATAGGACAATTTCTATAAATAAATTATTTAATCCATATTTATATAAATCATCCATGACTCTTCCAATTTTATCGTCGTTGAGATAATTACTTTCTACACCTTCTCCCAATAATAATTCAATTGCTTTATCATCAAAAAACTGCTTGAATAAATATAAAGGTCTTGATACAAATCCTAATCCATTGATTAAAACAGCTTTTACCAATACTCCTGCTGTAATCTTCTCACGGGAGTCTACTCCTAATTTGGAATTAATTGTTTCAACTATTCCTATTTCATCAATTAGCCCAGCTACTATTCCGAGATGATCTATATTTTTAATTTCTGCAATTGAAGTTAGAGACATTTTTACCTCTCAAATATTTTTGAGTTTTTTTAATTGTCTCACTTTTGCTATCTAAGTAATTTGGCACGATAAAACAATGTATATTAAGTTTCCTAAAAAGCTTGAAACCAGTATTAATTACTTGCGTAGCTCTCTGTATATTTAGCAACTTCAATTAACTATTAATACTGCCTTGCTTGAATTTTATGAGTATTTTTATTTACTCGTACCAGAGAGTTGAAATGTAGTATAAAAACTACATTTTGAAGTGCGGAATGTGGGTTGAATGAGTGAATAAATATTATCCTGCCGTTTTCTATCCACCTTTAATTCTCAAGTTTTTAGCTAAAAATCCTCTTCCAAGTTCTAAGCTATATAAGAATAAACTAAATGGTAAATTAACAGAAATATCAAAACAAACTGGCATAATCGATATAGATTTGCTTGATGTACTCAAAAATAATCATTTTATAAAATTATTTAACTTATCTGTTTATATTATTTTGATAATTTTTCTTATATCATCTATTTTATTATTATCTCCTCTGTGGCTAGTTTTTTTCATTTGGATATCAATTAGCTTGGGAGTGTTTTGTTTTAAAACGGATTATTCACAGAGCTATCGAGCAAAGAAATATATCTTTAATTGTAGAATATTTCAGTCTAAAAATAATATTTATTTGCCACAATTTGAAACTGCATTAAAGCGTTTATTCCAAGGTAAAGTATTGCAACCTTCAGGTATTAGCAAAGCAAAAGAGGGAGTATCAGAAAAAGATTTTTATCAAACTCTAATACGCATCTTTCCAAGGGTTAGTCAAGGTGTTAAATTCGATAATCCAAATTATCCTTATCCCTACTCAGCCGACTTTATTTTGGTGCATTCAAGCGGTTTAAGTATCGATATTGAAATTGATGAACCTTATGTGGGACATACGAAAGAACCACATCACTGTATCGATCAAGGGAAAGATGAGATTAGAAATAAATTTTTTACTAGCAATAATTGGGTAGTAGTTCGATTTAGTGAGAAGCAAGTTGTTAAATATCCATACAGATGCTGCAAAGTAATCGCTCAAGCGATCGCAAAAGTTACAGGAGACTATACTTTGCTTTCCAGATTGCAAAATACACCCGATTTACCTATCGAACCAATGTGGAATATTAAGCAAGCTAAAAAATGGGCAAAGCTTGATTACCGTAAAACTTATCTACCTGGCTATAAAAAATAGTGATGCTGCAACTTCAAGATTTACCAACATTGCTTGAGCAAGGGCAAGCTGTAATTGCGATCGCAACACCTCTTACCGAACGATTCAAAATACTTGAATTCCTTCATAAATTAGCTTGTGTGAGAGAATTGCCTTTATATTTTTGGAATCAAGGCTATTCCCAATTACGGAAAGTTGATGATTCTTTGAGGTTGAGCGAAAGCAGTTATATTTGTACATCCGGTTTGGATTGGTTATTAAATAATCCTGATATACCGGGAATATTTGTATTTGAGGGTGTTATTTCACCTGATACTGTCACAGGTATATTTCCTCAGTCAACCAAAATAATGCTGAGTAATTTAACTTATGAACTAACAGCAAACTCCGTACCACGATTTTTACTGTGTTTGGAAAGCTATGTTGAACTTCCTGTCGAATTAGCACCTTTGATTCCTATTTTAATTAACCCATTACCAACTGCGATCGCAATTCAAAATTTCGTGAAAAAGTTCTGCGATCGCATACCAAATAGCATACATAAATTTGAAACTTTAGTCCGAACTTGTTTGGGTTTACCAATGGGGGAATTAGAGATACTATTTTCTCATTTATTGGGATTTTCCCATAGTCTCGAAGAACTAATTGATGGGGTTTTAGTTTACAAAAAAAGCAAACTCAAAAATCAAGGTATAGAATTTATTAGCGAACCGGATGTACCCCAAGCTGCTGGATTAGATTTATTAGAAGAAATATTAGAACGCGCTGCGGTATTACTCAAACCTGAAGCCAAGAACCACAATCTCAGTTTTCCCAAGGGGATGATACTTTGGGGACCACCGGGAACTGGGAAGTCACTCAGTGCGAAATTGGCAGCAAAGAAAATGGGTGTACCGATGGTTGCAGCAGATTGGGCTGGATTACGGGGTACAACTGCTTACGAGTCAAGGAAAAATTTGCGGGAGTTTCTACAATTTTGCGATGCTAATGGAGAATATGGTTTGGTTCTCTACTTTGACGACTTCGACAAGGGATTTGCTGGTTTCGATTCCGATAATGATGGTGGTGTCTCGCGTCAGCTTGCAGGAAAATTATTGACTTGGATGCAAGAGAGGACATCCCAAGTTTTGGTAATGGCAACTGTTAACAAATTAGAGTTTTTACCACCCGAATTAGTACGTCGTTTTGATGAGATTATTTTTGTTGACTTACCCCACGCTGGTGCGAGGTATGAAATCTTTAAATTGCACTTGGCTAAATATTTTCCGGGGTTGGATTTTAGTGAAAAGGATTGGTTGCGTTTGTTGAGGGAGACGAAGTTATTAACCCCTGCGGAAATTGCTTTGATGGTGAGGAAAACTGCGGAGAATGCTTTTTATCGAAATGCACGGGAGTTTTCTAGTTTGGAGCTTGGGGAAAAGGCTTTAACTGTGACTGTGAAGGATTTTTTGGAAGTGCGATCGCAGTTTATTCCCAGCATGATTCGGGAGGAAGATAAAATTGTCGAGATTCGCAACAAAGCAGTTTATGCTCGTCCTGCTTCGTCTCCAGATACAAGTCAATGGGCAAAGGAGCCGGAGGTTTTGTTTGGGGATAAAGAGATACTAACAGGGGCATCTTAAATAATGTTTAAAATTTTGCCGCGATCGCATAGTAAATTAATCATATCGTTGATTATAAGTATCGCACTTTACTCCTAGCATGATTCGTGAAGAGGATAAAATTGTGGAGATTCGTAATAAAGCGGTTTATGCTCACCAAGTGCTTTCACTATTTATTTTGTCTCGTAGTTTAACAAATAATGTGGTTAAGGCGATGTTTATGGCTTTGTTGTAAGCACAGGATGATACTTAGCAGAAGTCCGTACTGCCATTGCATTTATCGAAGATACTGGGAGAATTTTTTATTATTTTACATAAAATTCACATGATTTGAGTAATTATACGTTGATACCTCAAATTCTCAGTGTTATGTTTTAAAGAGAGAAAAATTACAAGTGCTGGAGATAACAATAACAAAGTTCTCTATTGCATATTAATGCAGTAAATTTTTGATCTTTTTGTATAGTGACATATGTGAGCAACGATATTTATTCGTTAGCTATTTTTTTCTTAGCATCTTGTCAATTTTAAGGATAAATTAATGAATTTAAATTGTAATTTAATTGCACTTAAATTGTCAGAGAATTGAAAGTGCGATCACAGCTAAAAATTCGTTTTATAAAAGGTGCAATTGCCTTAACTTAGTTCATTGCAATGGAAGTTTTAGAATTTTAAATGCCATAAGTTTTGACTGGCGCATAGACAATCACAGTCGAAATACCAAAAACACAAATCGATTAAGGAATAAAATAAATGGATAACAGTTCAAATCAGCCTAAAACAGATAGAACAGACATCAAAACGTTATTTTTCCCAGGAAATCCACGGTGGTCTAGCAATACCATTACCTACAATTTCATGCCGTTTATACCGGGGATATACATCGCAGGAGCGCCAATTGATGCGTTTCTTGATGGTGGAATTCCTGACCCAGTGAGTTTTAAACCTTTTGATGCCAAGCAAAAGGCTGCTGCACAAGAAGCACTCGACTTATGGGCTGAATTTGCAGATATTCGATTTGTTCAGAAACCTGATACATTGATAGGATTTGACATACCGGGTCTTGATAAATTCCTTGATTTAGGTATTTTGAAACCCATCTTAGAAGCTACTGGAAAATTTGGTGATTTTGTTGAAAAGTATTCCAGATTCGTTGGGGGTGTAATAGGCGCACCTCTAGTTAATGGTGCAGATATTCGCTTTGGTACAGCCAATATCACTGGTTCTGGAGGTGCAGTGCCACCATACGGAGACTCTCTAACTCAGCAGAACGCAATTAGAGACAAAATAGTTGGCTTTGTTGATGACTACCTAAAAAGTATTACTGACCTTATTCCAATAGGCTTCTCTGTTCCAAACATCCCAGTAATTTCGCTCAACTTGGATATTTCGGATTTCGATCCTACGAAGCGCGGTTCTATTACCAACCCATCAAATCTTGACCCTACAAAACCTGGTTCTATAACTAATCCATTTAATTTACCAAATCCCCTTCCTAAATTTGAGCTACCCAAAGCATCAGATTTAGTGCGCCAATTGCCTGACATTAAAATCTTACCCTTTGGGGATTTGTGGTTGAACAAGAATTTCGAGCCTGTACAGTCCTCAAATATAGGCATAAACGGGGGCTTCGGTTTCTACACAGTGATGCATGAGATCGGACATGCATTAGGACTAAAACATCCTGGAAACTATGACGCTGGTGGAAGTCCTAGCCCTAGCCCATACTTAAATAAGGATCGAGATTCTGTTTTGTACAGCATCATGTCCTATGACTACTGGGAAGGAAACAACAGCAATCAGCGCAAAAGAGATAGTTATCCTGAAACCCCCATGCTCTATGATATTGCTGCAATTCAAGCACTCTACGGTGCTAATTTCAAAACTCGTAGCGGCAATGATAATTACAAATGGGATGCAACCCGTCCTTTTATGGCAACTATTTGGGATGGCGGTGGTATTGACACCATTAATGCTTCAAATCAGGCAAATAAGTCTGAGATTAACTTAAATGCAGGTCAATTCAGTTCAATTGGTCTTACCAACACAACTACCTACACCCAAGATGGAAAAACGTTCCCTGACCCTCTAGAGAAATATAATCTAGGGATCGCCTTTGGAGTCACGATTGAAAATGCGATCGGTGGAGCTGGATCTGACATTTTAATTGGCAACCAAGTTAGTAACCGTCTTGATGGAGGTGCAAGCAATGATACTTTCATTGGTGGCGCAGGTGCTGACACCTTAATTGGTGGTACAGGTTTCGACACAGCTTCTTACAAAAGTTCTCCTAGCGGGGTCACCATTGATCTAGTGACTGGTCAAGGTTTTGGAGGAGATGCTACGGGCGATACATTGCAAAGTATTGAGAATTTAGATGGTTCAGAATTCAATGACGTTTTCATTAGTAATGCAGACTCCAATCAACTAGATGGACGTGGTGGAATTGATACAGTTTCGTATGTCAAATCAACATTAGGAGTTGAAGTCAATCTGAAGAAAGAAGAGGCCTCTGGGGGATTTGCAGATGCTGACAAGCTGAACAACATTGAAAATATTTTAGGCTCAGATTTTGGCGACACACTTACTGGAGATGACAAAGTCAATGTATTGAACGGACGAGGCGGAAATGATATCCTCGACGGAGGTGCTGGAAAAGACACGCTGATTGGAGGCGCAGGTTTTGATATTGCATCTTACTCAACTTCTACTACCGGAATTACAATTGATCTCTCAACTGGCACCGTATCTGGTGGCGATGCACAAGGTGATGTACTTATAGAAATTGAAGGCATCGGTGGCTCAGAATTTAGTGATACCCTGCTTGGAGACGAAAACGACAATACCTTCAGTGGACTTGGTGGCGATGATGTGCTACGTGGTCGAGGAGGGAACGATCAACTCAATGGCGGTGAAGGCAATGACATAATTGATGGGGGTGCAGACATTGATACTGCCCGCTACGACAGTTCTCCTAACAGTGTGATTGTCAATATCGAGGAATCTCAAAGCTACAGCAATACAGCTTATCCGCTCGACCTCGAACCCACCTTCAACATCGCAGCAGGCACAGCCTTCGATGGTTTTGGCAATACCGATACTCTTCGTAATCTGGAAAACATCACAGGTTCTAACTACGATGATGTTTTAATTGGCAATGCCCTTCGCAATACCCTCAATGGTTTAGCTGGCAATGACCTGCTCATTGGCAATGGCGGCGATGACATCCTCGATGGTGGTGACGGCATTGATACCGTTAGCTACCGTCGCTCATTCAACAGTTCTAACATTGGCGTATCTGTTGACCTTTCCCAAAACTTCGCTTTCGATGGTATCAATGGACTCGACACCCTCAATAACATAGAAAACGTCATCGGTTCTCAGTTCGCCGATCGCCTCATCGGAGATAGCAACGCTAACACAATTCTCGGTGGCGATGGCAACGATATTATTGAAGGCAAAGAAGGCAGCGATCGCCTCTTCGGTGAAAACGGCAATGATGAAATCTTTGGTGGTATTGGGAACGATTACCTCGTTGGTGGCACAGGTACAGGCTGGTTCTCTGATATCCTCGACGGTGGCACTGGTAACGACACCGCCTCTTACATCACTGCTACTTCCGGTGTTGCTGCTAGTTTAGCTGAAGGTACAGGTTGGCAAGGGGATGCAACAGGCGATAAATTCATCTCAATTGAAAACCTCGAAGGTTCATCCTACAACGACTTCCTCATTGGCGATAATAGCAACAACATCCTCACTGGTTTAGCAGGTAACGACACCCTCGAAGGTCGGGCTGGGGATGATACCTTGGATGGTGGCGCTGGAGAAGATACTCTCTGGGGCAGTGACGGTAACGACATCCTCCGAGGTGGTTCTGGAAAAGACACCTTGGTTGGCGACCTTGGTAACGATACCCTCGAAGGTGGTTTAGGAGATGATTCCCTCGATGCTGGTCTTGGTGACGACACCCTCACAGATTTAGAAGGTAACAACACCTTCTACACAGGCGAAGGAAATAACTTCGTTACCGCAGGTTCCGGCAATGATGTCATCTATGCAGGCTCCGGTCATGACATTATCAACGCCGGAGATGGTCTAAACAAAATCTTTGCTGGGGAAGGCTTTAATCAAGTTACTTCTGGTTCTGGCGATGATATCATCTACGCAGGCTCCAGCCGTGACATCATTAACGCAGGCAATGGCAACAACCAAGTTTACGCCAGCGAAGGTCTAAATGATATCTTCACAGGCTTTGGAGATGACACCATTTATGCTGGCTCCAGTAACGATCTAATTAACGCAGGCAATGGTCGCAACCTAGTTTACGCCGCAGAAGGCAACAATTTGATTGGCACAGGTTCCGGTAACGATACCATTTATGCGGGTTCCGGCAGCGACTGGATATTTACAGGTGCAGGAGATGATGTCATTTATGCCGCAGAGGGTAACAACTTAATTGCAGCAGGCACTGGCGATAACTTGATTTATGGTGGTAGCGGTCGTGATTTATTTGCTCTTGTTGCTGGTGTTGGTTCAACCATAATTGACCAATTCCAAAACTACGATCGTCTCGGTCTCATCGGTGGTTTGAGCTTCGATCAACTATCAATCACCCAAAACCAGCAGGGTAATGAGTTTTCCACCCATATTAGTATTGCTTCCAGCGGAGATTTACTTGCTAGCCTCAAGTGGGTAGAAGCTAGTTCCATCACCCGCAACTCATTTGTTGACGCAGAAAGCTTAGGAATGTCAGTTTCAAATGGAGCCGCAGGTCGTAGTCTTCTCGCTGGGTTGATGACTTCTGGTGTTGAGACGGGATTATCTGTTTCCTCAGTCCTTGATCTCCAGCAACAAGCGATCGGATCTGGTAGTCCTTTCTTAGCCAAAGGTATAGCCTAAAAATCTCATAAATTAGCTACGATTCCTCGAACAGCCTATCTGTGATAAGCTGTTCGAGGATTTTTTGATATCGTCAGTACATTTATAATGTCAATCCCTCGAAATAGGCGATCGCGGTTTTCAAAAGATTTGACATTACATTTTTGTCTTAATATCCAAATATCCAATTGAGAAATAATTCAAATTATCACTATTGTCATAGGTCATCTTACGTCAATGGGAAAGCACAAAAATCAAGGTGAGTAACTGATAATCTTTCATAAAATCTCTCAATATTGATTTATGAAAATTGGTCGATTTATCACCTTAAATTGTTTTTCTCTTTTCTTTGCCACCACTAGTCTTTACTCACCATTCCCAGCGCAAAGCCAAACCAATTTACCCACTCGCTTAATATCAAATGACGTGGGTAAACAAATATTGCTACCTGACTGGCAGAGAATTTCATTTAGCCAAATGCCAACAATCCAAAAAAGTGGCTCAATCAAAATTAACGGATTTTCTCGCCAATGGAACGCAGGAGACACACCAGATAAATACTTGACTTTAGGTGATATCGATGAAGCTCTAAAGCCTCAATTATTTAGTTTGAGCAACATTGCTAATATGATTAATTCCCCCAATACCTCTACATTAGATAAATTCCCATTATTAGGAAAACAAAACCTCCAGCGATTAGCAGAAATTGTGCCAAATTTGGGAGAAACTACTACAGCCAAAATACCTGCGATCGCACTACTAATCAAATCAAAATATCCCCAGACAAATGCTAACACCTCACTCTCTAACTTACTATCCCAAAACCCAGAACTAGGTAAACTCAAACTCAATCAAATTAACCTATCATCCTATACAATTTCTGATATCCCCAACCTTGATGCAGTGCAGTTATCAAAGCTCGTAGGTTGGCAAAATACTCTAATTAAAGATATCCCAGGATTAAATGCTGTACCTCTAGCTTCCTTTCCCCTTCCCCTCACAGAATCAGGTAACACCTTTGCTCGAATTGATTTTATTTGGGGTACAGCCGAAAAACGCCGCCAGCGAACAGTCTCCGGTTCCGATGTCGCTGGTTTTTCTGTCCCTTGCTCTGGACAAAAATGTCCTCATATCGAACTTGACAACTTAGAAAATTCGGGACGCAATATTAGAGGAAAATTTGAAGGAAGTTCTTGGATTAGTGGTAAACATCAACAGGTGGAAGGTGGTTGGGGTTGTTTGAAATCGGTAAATGGAGGGAAAGAGCCAACAGGAAGATTGCCTTATGGAAGTGCTTTTAAAGTTGTGGTGATGGAACCCAATGAGAAAAACGATACCGTTGACACTGCTTTATTCTTCCGCTTCAAAAATGCCTGTGGTGCAACACCATATTTTATCGGTCCTGTTCCATTTTTCAACTACAAAGTTAATTCGCCTATTTTTCTAGGGAATTAAACCATCAATATTAAACCAACTTTTTTATGAAACCTGATTCCACTCCATCGATAAAATTTATCCGCTTTGTCGGTTACTTTAATTTAGGTTTGGGAATTTTTATACTCATTACAACTCTACTCTTGAGCAGTTAAAAAATGATTCAAGAAAACCTCATAAAATGAATCAAC includes:
- a CDS encoding M10 family metallopeptidase C-terminal domain-containing protein yields the protein MDNSSNQPKTDRTDIKTLFFPGNPRWSSNTITYNFMPFIPGIYIAGAPIDAFLDGGIPDPVSFKPFDAKQKAAAQEALDLWAEFADIRFVQKPDTLIGFDIPGLDKFLDLGILKPILEATGKFGDFVEKYSRFVGGVIGAPLVNGADIRFGTANITGSGGAVPPYGDSLTQQNAIRDKIVGFVDDYLKSITDLIPIGFSVPNIPVISLNLDISDFDPTKRGSITNPSNLDPTKPGSITNPFNLPNPLPKFELPKASDLVRQLPDIKILPFGDLWLNKNFEPVQSSNIGINGGFGFYTVMHEIGHALGLKHPGNYDAGGSPSPSPYLNKDRDSVLYSIMSYDYWEGNNSNQRKRDSYPETPMLYDIAAIQALYGANFKTRSGNDNYKWDATRPFMATIWDGGGIDTINASNQANKSEINLNAGQFSSIGLTNTTTYTQDGKTFPDPLEKYNLGIAFGVTIENAIGGAGSDILIGNQVSNRLDGGASNDTFIGGAGADTLIGGTGFDTASYKSSPSGVTIDLVTGQGFGGDATGDTLQSIENLDGSEFNDVFISNADSNQLDGRGGIDTVSYVKSTLGVEVNLKKEEASGGFADADKLNNIENILGSDFGDTLTGDDKVNVLNGRGGNDILDGGAGKDTLIGGAGFDIASYSTSTTGITIDLSTGTVSGGDAQGDVLIEIEGIGGSEFSDTLLGDENDNTFSGLGGDDVLRGRGGNDQLNGGEGNDIIDGGADIDTARYDSSPNSVIVNIEESQSYSNTAYPLDLEPTFNIAAGTAFDGFGNTDTLRNLENITGSNYDDVLIGNALRNTLNGLAGNDLLIGNGGDDILDGGDGIDTVSYRRSFNSSNIGVSVDLSQNFAFDGINGLDTLNNIENVIGSQFADRLIGDSNANTILGGDGNDIIEGKEGSDRLFGENGNDEIFGGIGNDYLVGGTGTGWFSDILDGGTGNDTASYITATSGVAASLAEGTGWQGDATGDKFISIENLEGSSYNDFLIGDNSNNILTGLAGNDTLEGRAGDDTLDGGAGEDTLWGSDGNDILRGGSGKDTLVGDLGNDTLEGGLGDDSLDAGLGDDTLTDLEGNNTFYTGEGNNFVTAGSGNDVIYAGSGHDIINAGDGLNKIFAGEGFNQVTSGSGDDIIYAGSSRDIINAGNGNNQVYASEGLNDIFTGFGDDTIYAGSSNDLINAGNGRNLVYAAEGNNLIGTGSGNDTIYAGSGSDWIFTGAGDDVIYAAEGNNLIAAGTGDNLIYGGSGRDLFALVAGVGSTIIDQFQNYDRLGLIGGLSFDQLSITQNQQGNEFSTHISIASSGDLLASLKWVEASSITRNSFVDAESLGMSVSNGAAGRSLLAGLMTSGVETGLSVSSVLDLQQQAIGSGSPFLAKGIA
- a CDS encoding ATP-binding protein, translating into MLQLQDLPTLLEQGQAVIAIATPLTERFKILEFLHKLACVRELPLYFWNQGYSQLRKVDDSLRLSESSYICTSGLDWLLNNPDIPGIFVFEGVISPDTVTGIFPQSTKIMLSNLTYELTANSVPRFLLCLESYVELPVELAPLIPILINPLPTAIAIQNFVKKFCDRIPNSIHKFETLVRTCLGLPMGELEILFSHLLGFSHSLEELIDGVLVYKKSKLKNQGIEFISEPDVPQAAGLDLLEEILERAAVLLKPEAKNHNLSFPKGMILWGPPGTGKSLSAKLAAKKMGVPMVAADWAGLRGTTAYESRKNLREFLQFCDANGEYGLVLYFDDFDKGFAGFDSDNDGGVSRQLAGKLLTWMQERTSQVLVMATVNKLEFLPPELVRRFDEIIFVDLPHAGARYEIFKLHLAKYFPGLDFSEKDWLRLLRETKLLTPAEIALMVRKTAENAFYRNAREFSSLELGEKALTVTVKDFLEVRSQFIPSMIREEDKIVEIRNKAVYARPASSPDTSQWAKEPEVLFGDKEILTGAS
- a CDS encoding IS1634 family transposase; the encoded protein is MSLTSIAEIKNIDHLGIVAGLIDEIGIVETINSKLGVDSREKITAGVLVKAVLINGLGFVSRPLYLFKQFFDDKAIELLLGEGVESNYLNDDKIGRVMDDLYKYGLNNLFIEIVLSVIKKFKIDTKYSHLDATSFHLHGKYKSEMNQEKEEEITKERPIFITKGYSRDHRPDLKQCVLDLITSSDGDIPLLMRAGDGNEADKAVFGKILIEFKKQMVFDSIMVCDSALYSQENLKLIEHLKWISRVPMTIKKAQELVQSVNTEEMEEIEKIEDIKEIDTEKKEKTACRDLDGYKWKEVIVNYGGVKQIWLIVESQKRKDSDLEKLEKKLKKEKDKVEKLLKELKREDFETPEQARYKLKGINKKLKFHEIKEAKFIESKSKNNKTIYKMEGVGYEKPEEIEIQRKEAGRFILATNLVNDDDKLKSEEIITNYKNQQSCERGFRFLKDPLFFADSFFLENPERIETMLFLMSLCLLVYNLGQRELRNSLKRIKIGIKNQLGKLTLSPTLRWVFQCFQGIHLLMLDGSHQIVNLTSERHFTLSCLPSSCQKYYLLS